The following coding sequences are from one Ramlibacter henchirensis window:
- a CDS encoding JmjC domain-containing protein: protein MDVHLPTPLLGGLTPRQFMKRHWQRKPLLVRGAVPAMKPLLQRGELFALASRDEVESRLVEQRDDGRWSMRRGPFNRRSLPPLARPRWTLLVQGVDLHVDAAHELLQRFRFVPEARLDDLMVSYATDTAGVGPHFDSYDVFLLQAEGRRRWRFGRQQDLTLREGVPLKILERFEPQEEHVLEPGDMLYLPPRYAHDGIAEGECQTYSIGFRSPRRGELARELLQRLSEDAGDAAGDTLYRDSAQSAVREPGAIPAELERFARDALKAALKDPHSLARALGEYLSEPKPNVWFEAGETPRALRSVVLDRRTRMLYDGRHLFVNGESWRASGPDARLMRKLADERRLDEPDLARASDEALELLASWCEAGWAHEEER, encoded by the coding sequence ATGGACGTCCACCTGCCCACGCCCCTGCTCGGCGGCCTGACTCCCCGGCAATTCATGAAGCGCCACTGGCAACGCAAGCCGCTGCTGGTGCGCGGCGCCGTGCCCGCGATGAAGCCGCTGCTCCAGCGCGGCGAGCTGTTCGCGCTGGCCTCGCGAGATGAAGTGGAGTCGCGCCTCGTGGAGCAGCGCGATGACGGCCGCTGGTCGATGCGCCGCGGCCCCTTCAACCGGCGCTCGTTGCCGCCGCTCGCGCGTCCTCGCTGGACCCTGCTCGTGCAAGGCGTGGACCTGCACGTGGACGCGGCGCACGAGTTGCTGCAGCGCTTCCGCTTCGTGCCCGAGGCCAGGCTGGACGACCTGATGGTCAGCTACGCCACCGACACAGCCGGCGTGGGTCCGCATTTCGACAGCTACGACGTCTTCCTGCTGCAGGCCGAAGGGCGGCGCCGCTGGCGTTTCGGCCGCCAGCAGGACCTGACGCTGCGCGAGGGCGTGCCGCTCAAGATCCTGGAGCGCTTCGAGCCGCAGGAGGAACACGTGCTGGAGCCGGGCGACATGCTCTACCTGCCGCCGCGTTATGCGCATGACGGTATCGCCGAGGGCGAGTGCCAGACCTACTCGATCGGCTTTCGTTCACCCCGCCGTGGCGAACTCGCGCGAGAGCTGCTGCAGCGCCTTTCGGAGGATGCGGGGGACGCGGCCGGCGACACGCTCTACCGGGATTCGGCGCAGAGCGCGGTGCGCGAGCCCGGCGCCATCCCCGCGGAGCTGGAGCGCTTCGCGCGGGACGCGCTCAAGGCGGCGCTGAAAGACCCGCATTCGCTGGCGCGCGCACTCGGCGAGTACCTCAGCGAACCCAAGCCCAACGTCTGGTTCGAGGCCGGCGAGACGCCGCGCGCGCTTCGCTCGGTGGTGCTGGACCGGCGCACGCGCATGCTCTACGACGGCCGCCATCTGTTCGTCAACGGCGAGAGCTGGCGAGCTTCCGGACCCGACGCGCGCCTGATGCGCAAGCTGGCCGACGAGCGACGACTGGACGAACCCGACCTGGCCCGCGCCAGCGACGAAGCCCTGGAACTGCTCGCGTCCTGGTGCGAGGCAGGCTGGGCGCACGAGGAGGAACGATGA
- a CDS encoding class I SAM-dependent methyltransferase — protein MHGTEAPSPWVQRWSHLVPTGATVLDVACGRGRHMRWFADRGHAVTGIDRDPEAIAAVGSAGRAIQADIEGGPWPLPGETFGAVVVTNYLWRPLWPAILASVSPGGVLIYETFAEGNGEVGKPSRPDFLLRNGELLEACRGLRVVAYEDGFLEDPPRFVQRIAALRPQPDRGRVRYPLQIESPIPERTRQ, from the coding sequence ATGCACGGCACCGAAGCGCCCTCGCCCTGGGTGCAGCGCTGGTCGCACCTGGTGCCGACCGGCGCCACGGTGCTCGACGTGGCGTGCGGCCGCGGCCGCCACATGCGGTGGTTCGCGGACCGCGGCCACGCCGTCACCGGCATCGATCGCGATCCGGAAGCGATCGCCGCGGTAGGCTCCGCCGGCCGCGCGATCCAGGCCGACATCGAGGGCGGTCCCTGGCCGCTGCCCGGTGAAACCTTTGGCGCGGTGGTCGTCACCAACTACCTCTGGCGGCCGCTCTGGCCCGCGATCCTCGCCAGCGTCTCGCCCGGCGGGGTGCTGATCTACGAAACCTTCGCCGAAGGCAACGGGGAAGTCGGCAAGCCCTCGCGGCCCGACTTCCTGCTGCGCAACGGCGAGCTGCTGGAAGCCTGCCGCGGCTTGCGGGTCGTCGCGTACGAGGACGGCTTCCTCGAGGACCCGCCGCGCTTCGTGCAGAGGATTGCGGCCCTGCGGCCCCAGCCCGACCGTGGGCGGGTGCGCTACCCGCTCCAGATAGAATCCCCCATCCCCGAGCGAACCCGACAATGA
- the dapA gene encoding 4-hydroxy-tetrahydrodipicolinate synthase, translating to MTPITGSIVALATPMHDDGSVDYPALRKLIDWHIAEGTDCIGVVGTTGESPTVNVQEHQEIIRVSVEQARGRVPIMAGCGANSTAEAIELAKFARKVGADCQLQVVPYYNKPTQEGQFQHFKAIAEAVGDLPMVLYNVPGRTVADLLHDTVLRLAEVPGIVGIKEATGNIERAQWLLRDAPKGFSIYSGDDPTAVALMLCGGKGNVSVTANVAPRLMHQLCVAAIQGDARGAMEIQNRLLPLHRHLFVEANPIPLKWAMARMGLCGPALRLPMTPLAPAYHAQVEAALRSAGLLR from the coding sequence ATGACCCCGATTACAGGCAGCATCGTGGCCCTGGCGACCCCGATGCACGACGACGGCAGCGTGGACTACCCCGCGCTGCGCAAGCTGATCGACTGGCACATCGCCGAGGGCACCGACTGCATCGGCGTGGTCGGCACCACCGGCGAATCGCCCACGGTCAACGTGCAGGAGCACCAGGAGATCATCCGCGTCTCGGTCGAACAGGCGCGCGGCCGCGTGCCCATCATGGCCGGCTGCGGCGCCAACTCCACCGCCGAGGCGATCGAGCTCGCGAAGTTCGCCAGGAAGGTCGGAGCCGACTGCCAGCTGCAGGTCGTGCCCTACTACAACAAGCCCACGCAGGAAGGCCAGTTCCAGCACTTCAAGGCCATCGCCGAAGCGGTGGGCGACCTGCCGATGGTGCTGTACAACGTGCCCGGCCGGACGGTGGCGGACCTGCTGCACGACACGGTGCTGCGGCTGGCCGAAGTGCCTGGCATCGTCGGGATCAAGGAAGCCACCGGCAACATCGAGCGCGCCCAGTGGCTGCTGCGCGATGCGCCCAAGGGCTTCTCCATCTATTCGGGCGACGACCCCACCGCCGTGGCGCTGATGCTGTGCGGCGGAAAGGGCAACGTGAGCGTCACGGCCAACGTGGCGCCGCGCCTGATGCACCAGCTGTGCGTGGCGGCCATCCAGGGCGACGCTCGCGGCGCCATGGAAATCCAGAACCGCCTGCTGCCGCTGCACCGCCACCTGTTCGTCGAAGCGAACCCGATCCCGCTGAAATGGGCGATGGCGCGCATGGGCCTGTGCGGCCCGGCGCTGCGGCTGCCGATGACGCCGCTGGCGCCCGCCTACCACGCGCAGGTCGAGGCCGCGCTGCGCTCGGCCGGCCTGCTGCGCTGA
- the dut gene encoding dUTP diphosphatase: MKVDVKILDPRMTDQLPHYATPGSAGLDLRACIDRPIELGPNQWHLVPTGIAIWLKDPGYAALILPRSGLGHKHGIVLGNLVGLIDSDYQGQLMVSCWNRSDTAFTLQPMERLAQLVIVPVAQAQFNVVAEFPPTQRGEGGYGSTGKG, encoded by the coding sequence ATGAAAGTCGACGTCAAGATCCTCGATCCGCGCATGACGGATCAATTGCCTCACTACGCCACGCCCGGCAGCGCCGGCCTGGACCTGCGCGCCTGCATCGATCGCCCGATCGAGCTCGGCCCCAACCAGTGGCACCTGGTGCCCACCGGCATCGCCATCTGGCTCAAGGACCCCGGCTATGCCGCGCTGATCCTTCCGCGGTCCGGGCTGGGCCACAAGCACGGCATCGTGCTGGGCAACCTGGTGGGGCTGATCGACAGCGACTACCAGGGCCAGCTCATGGTGAGCTGCTGGAACCGCAGCGACACGGCCTTCACGCTCCAACCGATGGAACGCCTGGCCCAACTGGTGATCGTGCCGGTGGCGCAGGCGCAGTTCAACGTCGTGGCCGAGTTCCCGCCCACTCAGCGGGGCGAAGGCGGCTACGGCTCGACCGGCAAAGGCTGA
- a CDS encoding glycine zipper 2TM domain-containing protein, with amino-acid sequence MRNRIVSIAGATAAAALLAACGSNPTQPVASYPSTPVFPTSSSYPSVPAQSTPSASAPSGTVQSTPAAGVEVGRVTDIQTVQMGATSATNPSVRNAVVGGIIGAVVGNVAGKHINSGDNRTAATVIGAAGGAALGNRMGQRQEPNTASSGAGGPAYRVVVQTDQGAWRTYEVGALGDLRVGDRVRVENGVIYRS; translated from the coding sequence ATGCGCAATCGAATCGTTTCCATCGCGGGCGCGACCGCGGCGGCCGCCCTGCTGGCCGCCTGCGGCAGCAACCCGACCCAGCCGGTCGCCAGCTATCCGAGCACGCCGGTCTTTCCGACCTCGAGCAGCTACCCGAGCGTTCCGGCGCAGAGCACGCCTTCCGCCAGCGCGCCGTCGGGCACCGTGCAGAGCACGCCCGCCGCCGGCGTCGAGGTCGGTCGCGTGACCGACATTCAGACGGTGCAGATGGGCGCCACCAGCGCCACCAACCCGAGCGTGCGCAATGCGGTGGTGGGCGGCATCATCGGCGCCGTGGTCGGCAACGTGGCCGGCAAGCACATCAACAGTGGTGACAACCGCACGGCAGCCACCGTCATCGGCGCCGCCGGCGGGGCCGCCCTGGGCAACCGCATGGGCCAGCGCCAGGAGCCGAACACCGCGTCTTCGGGCGCGGGCGGGCCGGCCTACCGCGTGGTGGTCCAGACCGACCAGGGCGCCTGGCGCACCTATGAAGTCGGCGCGCTGGGCGACCTGCGCGTGGGCGACCGCGTGCGCGTCGAAAATGGCGTGATCTACAGGTCGTAA
- the coaBC gene encoding bifunctional phosphopantothenoylcysteine decarboxylase/phosphopantothenate--cysteine ligase CoaBC, which yields MNDLQGKHLVLGLTGGIACYKAAELCRAFIKEGATVQVVMTEAAEHFITPVTMQALSGRPVYNSQWDVREPNNMPHINLSREADAIVIAPCSADFMAKLVHGRADELLSLMCLARPIGRVPLLIAPAMNREMWAHPATQRNMQQLADDGATILGVGSGFQACGETGDGRMLEPPELLEDIVAFLQPKSLAGKRVVVTAGPTFEALDPIRGITNHSSGKMGFTIARAAREAGADVTLVAGPVHLATPRGVTRIDVKSARQMLEATLAAVPRADVFVATAAVADWRPTSESGQKIKKDGSGQPPAVSFTENPDILATVAQSDRAKRRELYCVGFAAESHDLQTNAKAKRERKGIPLLAGNIGPLTFGQDDNQLLLVDEHGSQELPRAPKLQLARTLIAEIARRLPSNYKA from the coding sequence ATGAACGACCTGCAGGGCAAGCACCTGGTTCTGGGCCTCACGGGCGGCATCGCCTGCTACAAAGCCGCGGAGTTGTGCCGCGCCTTCATCAAGGAGGGCGCCACCGTGCAGGTCGTGATGACCGAGGCGGCGGAGCACTTCATCACGCCGGTGACCATGCAGGCGCTCTCGGGGCGGCCCGTCTACAACTCGCAGTGGGACGTGCGAGAGCCGAACAACATGCCGCACATCAACCTCTCGCGCGAGGCGGACGCCATCGTCATCGCGCCGTGCAGCGCCGACTTCATGGCGAAACTGGTGCACGGCCGCGCCGACGAACTGCTGAGCCTGATGTGCCTGGCGCGCCCGATCGGGCGGGTGCCGCTGCTGATCGCACCGGCGATGAACCGCGAGATGTGGGCGCACCCGGCCACGCAGCGCAACATGCAGCAGCTGGCCGACGACGGCGCCACCATCCTGGGCGTGGGCAGCGGCTTCCAGGCCTGCGGCGAGACGGGCGACGGCCGCATGCTGGAGCCGCCCGAACTGCTGGAGGACATCGTCGCTTTCCTGCAGCCGAAGTCGCTCGCGGGAAAGCGGGTCGTGGTGACGGCCGGGCCGACCTTCGAGGCGCTGGACCCGATCCGCGGCATCACCAACCACTCGTCCGGCAAGATGGGATTCACGATCGCGCGCGCTGCGCGTGAAGCCGGCGCGGACGTCACGCTGGTGGCCGGCCCGGTGCACCTGGCCACGCCGCGCGGCGTGACCCGCATCGACGTGAAGTCCGCCCGCCAGATGCTGGAAGCGACACTGGCCGCGGTGCCTCGCGCCGACGTGTTCGTCGCCACGGCCGCCGTCGCCGACTGGCGGCCCACCAGCGAGAGCGGACAGAAGATCAAGAAGGACGGCTCGGGCCAGCCCCCGGCCGTCTCCTTCACCGAGAACCCGGACATCCTCGCGACCGTCGCGCAGAGCGACCGCGCCAAGCGGCGCGAGCTGTACTGCGTGGGTTTCGCCGCCGAGAGCCACGACCTGCAGACGAACGCCAAGGCCAAGCGCGAACGCAAGGGCATCCCGCTCCTGGCCGGCAACATCGGCCCGCTCACCTTCGGGCAGGACGACAACCAGCTGCTGCTGGTGGACGAGCACGGCTCCCAGGAGCTGCCGCGCGCGCCCAAGCTGCAGCTGGCGCGCACGCTCATCGCCGAGATCGCCCGCCGCCTGCCCTCCAACTACAAAGCATGA
- a CDS encoding MFS transporter: protein MRQVLLCGAAVVTVSMGIRHGFGLWLQPITQAQGWTRETFAFAIAIQNLAWGLFGVFAGMAADRFGAFRVLIAGSLVYALGLAGMALSPTPLLFALTAGVLIGAAQAGTTYAVIFGVIGRQLDPARRSWAMGMAAAAGSFGQFLMVPVEGFLISGIGWQQALLVLSLLSLVIVPVAFGLREPGFKAGAPAKRDQTIGQALAEAFKYPSFQMLMAGYFVCGFQIVFIGVHMPSYLKDKGLSPQVASYALALIGLFNIFGTYIAGSLGQKLAKRKILAFIYLARAVAIAAFLWAPLSPMSVYVFSAVMGLLWLSTVPVTNATVAQIFGVAHLSMLSGFVFFSHQVGSFMGVWLGGLLYDRTGSYDIVWWLAIALGVFAALVNLPVRETAIHRVPAAQPA, encoded by the coding sequence ATGCGACAGGTGCTCCTTTGCGGCGCCGCCGTCGTCACCGTGTCCATGGGCATCCGCCACGGCTTCGGGCTGTGGCTCCAGCCGATCACCCAGGCGCAGGGCTGGACCCGCGAGACCTTCGCGTTCGCCATCGCCATCCAGAACCTGGCGTGGGGCCTGTTCGGCGTCTTCGCCGGCATGGCGGCGGACCGCTTCGGCGCCTTCCGGGTGCTGATCGCCGGCAGCCTGGTGTACGCGCTCGGGCTGGCGGGCATGGCGCTGTCGCCCACGCCACTGCTGTTCGCGCTGACCGCGGGCGTGTTGATCGGCGCGGCGCAGGCCGGGACGACCTACGCGGTGATCTTCGGCGTGATCGGCCGCCAGCTCGACCCGGCCCGGCGTTCGTGGGCCATGGGCATGGCGGCCGCGGCCGGCTCGTTCGGCCAGTTCCTGATGGTGCCGGTGGAAGGCTTCCTGATCTCGGGCATCGGCTGGCAGCAGGCGCTGCTGGTGCTTTCGCTGCTGTCGCTGGTGATCGTGCCGGTGGCCTTCGGCCTGCGCGAGCCGGGCTTCAAGGCCGGTGCGCCTGCGAAGCGCGACCAGACCATCGGGCAGGCGCTGGCGGAGGCTTTCAAGTACCCGAGCTTCCAGATGCTGATGGCCGGCTATTTCGTCTGCGGCTTCCAGATCGTGTTCATCGGCGTGCACATGCCCAGCTACCTCAAGGACAAGGGGCTGTCGCCGCAAGTCGCCAGCTACGCGCTGGCCCTGATCGGCCTGTTCAACATCTTCGGCACCTACATCGCCGGCTCGCTCGGCCAGAAGCTGGCCAAGCGCAAGATCCTGGCCTTCATCTACCTCGCCCGCGCGGTGGCGATCGCCGCGTTCCTGTGGGCGCCGCTGTCGCCGATGTCCGTCTACGTGTTCTCCGCGGTGATGGGCCTGCTGTGGCTGTCCACCGTGCCGGTGACCAATGCGACGGTGGCGCAGATCTTCGGCGTGGCCCACCTCTCGATGCTGAGCGGCTTCGTGTTCTTCAGCCACCAGGTGGGCTCCTTCATGGGCGTCTGGCTGGGCGGCCTGCTGTACGACCGCACCGGCAGCTACGACATCGTCTGGTGGCTCGCCATCGCGCTGGGCGTGTTCGCCGCGCTGGTGAACCTGCCGGTGCGAGAGACCGCCATCCACCGCGTGCCCGCGGCGCAACCGGCATGA
- a CDS encoding MBL fold metallo-hydrolase gives MIRFKSLGSGSTGNATVVQARCGSSVTHLLVDCGLGIRQLDKRLGQAGMLAEQIDAIFITHEHADHIGCAQSLALRERIPVYMSEGTWLGLGQPDFDGLLRIARDSVDIEIGGLHVRPFTVPHDAREPLQLTCTDGAVRIGVLTDLGHATPHVIGHLSGCTTLLLECNHDPEMLQAGPYPYFLKRRVGGQWGHLANDAAAAIAQAVLPHGLRRVVAAHLSEQNNRPDLARTALVSALGESVEIHVADGPSGSGWLDA, from the coding sequence ATGATCCGTTTCAAAAGCCTGGGCAGCGGCAGCACCGGCAATGCCACGGTTGTGCAGGCCCGATGCGGCAGCAGCGTCACGCACCTGCTGGTCGACTGCGGGCTGGGCATCCGCCAGCTGGACAAGCGCCTGGGCCAGGCCGGCATGCTGGCCGAGCAGATCGACGCCATCTTCATCACCCACGAGCACGCCGACCACATCGGCTGCGCGCAATCGCTCGCGCTGCGTGAGCGCATCCCGGTCTACATGAGCGAAGGCACCTGGCTCGGATTGGGCCAGCCGGACTTCGACGGCCTGCTGCGCATCGCGCGCGACTCGGTGGACATCGAGATCGGCGGCCTCCACGTGCGCCCCTTCACCGTGCCGCACGACGCGCGGGAGCCCTTGCAGCTGACGTGCACCGACGGGGCCGTGCGCATCGGAGTGCTTACCGATCTCGGGCACGCGACGCCTCACGTGATCGGCCATCTCTCGGGCTGCACGACGCTGCTGCTCGAATGCAACCACGACCCCGAGATGCTGCAGGCGGGGCCGTACCCCTACTTCCTCAAGCGGCGCGTCGGCGGCCAGTGGGGGCATCTCGCCAACGACGCGGCTGCGGCGATCGCACAAGCTGTGCTGCCGCACGGATTGCGGCGCGTGGTCGCTGCGCACCTGAGCGAGCAGAACAACCGGCCCGACCTCGCGCGTACCGCGCTGGTGTCGGCGCTCGGCGAATCCGTGGAGATCCACGTGGCGGACGGTCCGAGCGGCAGCGGCTGGCTCGACGCCTGA
- a CDS encoding FKBP-type peptidyl-prolyl cis-trans isomerase has protein sequence MEVTPQCVVALTWTLKDTLGEELDVLTEPVEFLVGGNDLLARIEEALQGHEPGDRLDLHLEPEDAFGDYDDQLVFLEPRTLFPGELEEGMTFEGLPAGGNEQAPKDLLYTVTEIYPEHVVLDGNHPLAGIALRLHLKVEGVREATEEEIGRGTTGTGFFRVQQP, from the coding sequence ATGGAAGTCACCCCGCAATGCGTCGTCGCGCTGACCTGGACGCTGAAGGACACCCTGGGCGAGGAGCTGGATGTGCTCACCGAACCCGTGGAGTTCCTGGTCGGCGGCAACGACCTGCTCGCCCGCATCGAGGAGGCGCTGCAAGGCCACGAGCCGGGCGACCGCCTCGACCTGCACCTGGAGCCGGAGGATGCGTTCGGCGACTACGACGACCAGCTGGTGTTCCTGGAGCCGCGCACGCTGTTCCCCGGGGAGCTGGAGGAAGGCATGACCTTCGAGGGCCTGCCCGCGGGCGGCAACGAGCAGGCGCCCAAGGACCTGCTCTACACGGTCACCGAAATCTATCCGGAGCACGTGGTGCTCGACGGCAACCACCCGCTGGCCGGCATCGCGCTGCGGCTGCACCTGAAGGTCGAAGGCGTGCGCGAGGCCACGGAAGAAGAGATCGGGCGCGGCACGACCGGCACCGGTTTCTTCCGCGTGCAGCAGCCGTGA
- the bamC gene encoding outer membrane protein assembly factor BamC encodes MKRSAAKLGVLAACAALAACSVLDNDRVDYKSAGKGPTLDVPPDLTQLSRDSRYQVPGGPVTASSYQIGQSAPSLPTAATTVGDVRIERAGDKRWLVINRPADQLWGPVREFWQENGFLLSLDQSNLGIMETDWAENRAKIPQDFIRNSLGRLLDSVYSTGERDRFRTRFERSPTGATEIYITHRGMIEVYSNTQKDQTVWQPRPSDPELETEFLRRLMVKLGVPQEQSRAITASGAAKTTSRVATLNNTPVVQIDEGFDRAWRRVGLALDRTGFTVEDRDRSQGTYFVRYVPPNPDKKEQGFFGRMFNFMRTEKTEQPLKYRIAVRSQGESTTVSVLDAQGAPEASANAQRIVQVIADDLK; translated from the coding sequence GTGAAGCGATCTGCTGCAAAGCTCGGCGTGCTGGCGGCCTGCGCCGCCCTGGCGGCCTGCTCGGTCCTGGACAACGACCGCGTCGACTACAAGTCGGCCGGCAAGGGCCCGACGCTCGACGTGCCGCCCGACCTCACCCAGCTCTCGCGCGATTCGCGCTACCAGGTGCCCGGCGGCCCGGTGACGGCCAGCTCCTACCAGATCGGCCAGTCGGCGCCTTCGCTGCCGACGGCGGCCACCACGGTCGGCGACGTGCGCATCGAGCGCGCGGGCGACAAGCGCTGGCTGGTGATCAACCGCCCGGCCGACCAGCTGTGGGGTCCCGTGCGCGAGTTCTGGCAGGAGAACGGCTTCCTGCTGTCGCTGGACCAGTCCAACCTCGGCATCATGGAGACGGACTGGGCCGAGAACCGCGCCAAGATCCCGCAGGACTTCATCCGCAATTCGCTCGGCAGGCTGCTCGACTCGGTCTATTCCACCGGCGAGCGTGACCGCTTCCGCACGCGCTTCGAGCGATCGCCCACCGGCGCCACCGAGATCTACATCACCCACCGAGGAATGATCGAGGTGTACAGCAACACGCAGAAGGACCAGACGGTGTGGCAGCCGCGGCCTTCGGATCCGGAGCTGGAGACCGAATTCCTGCGGCGCCTGATGGTCAAGCTGGGCGTGCCGCAGGAGCAGTCGCGCGCCATCACCGCTTCGGGCGCGGCCAAGACCACTTCTCGCGTCGCCACCCTGAACAACACGCCGGTGGTGCAGATCGACGAAGGCTTCGATCGGGCCTGGCGCCGCGTGGGCCTGGCGCTGGACCGCACCGGCTTCACCGTGGAAGACCGCGACCGCAGCCAGGGCACCTACTTCGTCCGCTACGTGCCGCCCAATCCCGACAAGAAGGAACAGGGCTTCTTCGGCCGCATGTTCAACTTCATGCGCACGGAGAAGACCGAGCAGCCGCTCAAGTACCGCATCGCCGTGCGCAGCCAGGGCGAATCGACGACCGTGTCCGTGCTGGACGCGCAGGGGGCGCCGGAGGCTTCGGCCAACGCGCAGCGCATCGTGCAGGTCATCGCGGACGACCTGAAGTAA
- a CDS encoding SDR family oxidoreductase: MKTYVITGASDGIGAELALQLAQRRRGHAALVLAARNREKLARVATQCQEAGADAVIVPTDVTQQSQCRALIEQAVRHFGGIDCLVNNAGMSAHALFEDIAPADLGWYQDLMTVNLWGSVWCTHAALPHLKATRGQIVAVSSLAGLMGVPGRTAYSATKFAMTGFFEALRAELKPAGVAVTIAYPGVVATEIRRRGFNAQGRPACRSGLKEEGAMPVDECARQIVEGMEDRRREIVMTAGGKLGRLMKLLAPGVVEKIALRVLADEVRPGAARPARAGD, translated from the coding sequence ATGAAGACCTACGTCATCACCGGAGCCTCCGACGGCATCGGCGCCGAGCTCGCTCTCCAGCTGGCCCAGCGCCGGCGCGGTCATGCGGCCCTGGTGCTGGCCGCCCGCAACCGCGAGAAGCTGGCGCGGGTGGCTACGCAGTGCCAGGAGGCCGGCGCCGACGCAGTGATCGTGCCCACCGACGTCACGCAGCAGTCCCAATGCCGCGCGCTGATCGAGCAGGCGGTGCGGCACTTCGGCGGCATCGACTGCCTGGTGAACAACGCCGGCATGTCGGCCCATGCGCTGTTCGAGGACATCGCGCCCGCGGACCTGGGCTGGTACCAGGACCTGATGACGGTGAACCTCTGGGGCAGCGTCTGGTGCACGCATGCGGCGCTGCCGCACCTGAAGGCCACGCGGGGCCAGATCGTGGCCGTTTCCTCTCTCGCCGGGCTGATGGGGGTTCCGGGCCGCACGGCCTACAGCGCCACCAAGTTCGCGATGACCGGCTTCTTCGAGGCGCTGCGGGCGGAACTCAAGCCGGCGGGCGTCGCGGTAACGATCGCCTATCCGGGCGTGGTCGCGACCGAGATCCGCCGCCGCGGGTTCAACGCCCAGGGCCGCCCTGCGTGCCGCAGCGGACTGAAGGAAGAGGGCGCGATGCCCGTCGACGAATGCGCGAGGCAGATCGTCGAGGGAATGGAAGACCGCCGCCGCGAGATCGTGATGACCGCCGGAGGCAAGCTCGGCCGCCTGATGAAGCTGCTCGCGCCCGGCGTGGTCGAGAAGATCGCCTTGAGGGTGCTGGCCGACGAGGTCCGGCCCGGCGCCGCACGGCCGGCAAGGGCGGGCGACTGA